The window GGTCGCGATCGATACAGGGCCGGATTTTCGCGAGCAGATGCTGGACGCGGGTGCCGATCGTCTCGATGCGGTCGTCTACACGCATGCCCATGCCGACCATATCCATGGCATTGACGATCTGCGGGGCTATTTCCTGGCCCAGCGCAAGCTCATCGACATTTATGCCGACCGGCCAACGCTCGACCGGCTCAAGGGCGGGTTCGGCTATTGCTTCGAGACTCCGCCCGGCAGCACCTATCCGCCAATCGTCGCGCCGCATCCGATCGCACACGACGTTCCGTTTGCAATCGACGGGCAGGGCGGGCCGATTACCTTCGAGCCGCTGACGCAGATCCACGGCGACATCCTGTCGCTCGGCTTTCGGATAGGCTCACTCGCCTACTGCCCGGATGTCAGCGACTTTCCGTCCGAGACCGCGGCCCGGCTCAAGGACCTCGATCTTCTCGTCATCGACGCGCTGCAGTACCAGCGCCATCCGAGCCACCTCTCACTCGACGAGGCACTCGAATGGATCGAACGGCTGAATCCCAAGCACGCGGTGCTGACGCATATGCACATCCCGCTCGACTACGAGACGGTGCAGGCGGCAACGCCGGCGCATGTGGAGCCGGCGTTCGACGGGATGGTGATCGAAATCCCGCTTACCGGCGCTTGACGATCCGCTACCGACCGACCGCATAGGCCTGCATGAGACGCGGCGTTGCGGCGGCCCGCAACAGGCCGTCCTCGTCGCGCGCGGCCGCCACCATGCGCCCGATGGACCATTCCGGCGCAACCTCCATTTGATGGCCTCGTGCCTTAAGTTCAGCGATCGTCGCCGCGCCAAAATTCTCCTCGATGGCGAGGTTTCCGGGCTTGCGGTCGCGCGGATAGAACGAGTTCGGAAAATGCGCGGTGTGCGACATGGGCATGTCGATCGCTTCCTGGAGGTTCAGACCATGGTGGACATGACGCAGGAAGAACTGCAACTGCCACTGTTCCTGCTGATCCCCGCCGGGCGTACCGAAGACCATGTAGGGCCGACCGTCTTTTTCCGCGAGGCTCGGCGTCAGTGTCGTGCGCGGGCGCTTGCCCGGCGCGAGGCTGGCGGGCAGGCCTTCCTCGAGCCAAAACATCTGCGCACGGGTGTTGAGCATGAACCCCAGTTCCGGGATGAGCGGCGACGATTGCAGCCAGCCGCCCGACGGCATGGCGGCGACCATGTTGCCCTCCGCGTCGATCGCATCGATGTGCACGGTATCGCCGCGCCGCACCGAGCGCATATCGGCCATCGTCGGCTCGGCGGAAGCCTGGTCCGGCGTGGAGATGCGTGACAGGCGATCGAGCGCGTCCGCCATGCGCGCGACCTGATCCTCGTATCCGGGAATGTGGCCCGGCCTCAGATCGTAGGATGCCGTATCGGCGATCAGCTTGCGGCGCTGGTCATTATAGGCGTCCGACAAAAGCGTCTCGATCGGGACGTCGATGAAATTGGGGTCGCTGTAATAATATTCGCGATCGGCAAAGGCGAGTTTCATCGCCTCGGTCAATGTGTGCACGAAGTCAGGTCCGCGCGTATCCATCGCACCGATGTCGAAGCCTTTGAGAAGCGCGAGCGTTTGCAGGAACACCGGACCTTGGCCCCAGGCGCCGATCTTGTTCAGCCTGTATCCGTGATAGTCGTAGGTCAGAGGCTCTTCGTAGGTCGCCTGCCAGCCGGCCATGTCGGCAGCGGTGATGATGCCGCGATGAGCGTTTCCGCTTTCGTCCATCACCGCGTTGGATTGCACGAAGCGTTCGATCGCCTCGGCAACGAACCCGCGATAAAAGGCGTCGCGGGCGCGCTCGATGCAGCGCTCCCGGCTGCCGCCGCCGGAATTTGCCTCCGAGATGATGCGTTTCCACGTCGCGGCCAAGGCCTCGTTGCGGAAGAGCTTTTTGGCTTCCGGCAGACGGCCGCCCGGCGCGAAGAACGCAGCCGATGTCGGCCATTCGCGCTCGAAGAAGTCCTTCAGGCCCGCGATCGTGTTTGCCACGCGCGGGAGCATCGGATGGCCGTTCTGTGCATAGTGGATGGCGGGCGCCATCACCTCGGCGATCGGCAGCGACCCATGGTCCCGAAGAAGCTGCATCCAGGCGTCGAATGCGCCCGGGATCACCGCCGGCAACAGGCCGTTTCCGGGGATCAATGTCAGTCCTTCGGCCTTGTAACGCTCGATGGTGGCCGCGGCCGGCGTCGTGCCCTGTCCGCAAAGCACCTCCGTCTTGCCCGTTCGCGCGGAATGAAACACGATCGGGACCTCGCCGCCCGGTCCGACAAGATGCGGCTCAACCACCTGCAGCACAAAGCCGGCAGCAACGGCCGCATCGAAAGCGTTGCCGCCGCGCTCCATCATGGCCATGCCTGCCGACGACGCCAGCCAGTGCGTGGACGTGACGACGCCGAACGTTCCGAGGATCTCGGGGCGGGTGGTGAACATGGTGGACTGCTCCGGATTGTCAGTTGTCGCGAGGGTCGAGCGCGTCGCGCAGGCCGTCACCCAGAAGGTTGAAGCCGAGAACGACGAGGAAGATCGCACCGCCCGGAATGATCGACATCCAGGGGGCTTGCGTCATGAAGTTCTTGGCCGTGTTCAGCATCGACCCCCATGAGGGGTTCGGTGGCTGCTGGCCGAGGCCGAGAAACGAAAGGCTCGCTTCCGCGATGATGGCGGTCGCGATCGTGATCGTCGCCTGAACCACGATCGGAGGAAGCACGTTTGGGAAAATGTAGCGCGTGATGATGAGCGTGTTCGGCAGGCCGATCGCGCGCGCGCCCTCGACGTAGTCCTCGGTCTTGACCGCCATCGCCTGCCCACGCGTCAGGCGAATGAAAAGCGGGGTCGCAGACAGACCGATCGCGATCATCGCATTGGTGAGGCTCGGCCCCAGAAACGCGGCAAGCGCGATGGCCAGAATGAGGAACGGAATGGCGAGCAGCGCCTCCGTGACGCGCGACACGACAGCGTCGACCCAGCCACCGAAATAGCCAGCCAGTAGGCCGAAGGGCACCCCCACCAGAACGGCAATGGACACGGACACGACACCCGCAAGCAGGGACGCACGCGCGCCGTAGAGCATGCGCGTGAAGATATCGCGCCCGAGTTCGTCAGTGCCAAGCCAGTAGTCCGCCGACGGTGCCTTGCGGATCGCGCCAAAGCTCGTCTGGAACGGATCATGCGTTGCTATGATCGGTGCAAAAAGTGCCAGCAGCACGAAGACGAGCACGAGCACGCCGCCGAAGACGGCGCTCTTGTTGGACAGGAACTTGGTTGCGGTGCGGCCCAACCGACGGCGTGGCGCGACCGCTTCTGCCTGCATGGTCATTGCGGGTGCCTCAGGCGGGGATTGATGAGGATGTAGAGGATGTCGGCGACGAGGTTCATGAAGATGAAGCCGACCGCCGTGCACAGGACAACACCCTGGACGACCGCGTAGTCGCGGGTGAACACGGCATCGACGATAAGCTTCCCGAAGCCAGGGATGGTGAACACCTGCTCCGTCAGCACCGCGCCCGCCAGCAATTCGCCGAACAGGAGCGTAAGCAGCGTGACGATCGGCATCAGCGCGTTGCGAAGCGCGTGTTTCATGATCACCGACTTCGGCAACAGGCCCTTGGCTCGCGCCGTTCGGATGTAATCGGACGACAGAACGCCGAGCATGGCCGAGCGCGTATGACGCATCAGATAGGCCGCCAGCGCAGTCGCCAGCACGAAGGACGGCATCAGCATGGTGCGGATCGACTGCACCGGATCAACGCTGAGCGGCACGTAGCCGGAGGCGGGGAGAAGCCGCCACTGCACCGACACGACCATGATCAGGATGATCCCGAGCCAGAAATTGGGGATCGACATGCCCGAAAGAGCAACCGCATTCGCGGCGTAGTCGGTCGGCGTGCCCTTGCGCACGGCGGACAGAACGCCGGCAGGGATGCCGATGAGCATCGCCATGATGATCGCCATAACCGCCAGTTGAAGCGTGACCGGCAGTTTCTGGGCGATCAGGGTTGCGACAGGAACGCCGGTGCGCAGCGACTGGCCGAAATCACCGACCAGCACCTTGCCGAGCCAGGCAAGGTATTGAACGTAGAACGGATCATCCAGCCGATACTTCTCGCGCAGGAACGCCAGCACCTCCGGGTCGCGTTCCTCGCCTGCCATAGTCAGCAGAGGATCACCCGGCAGGATCTTCTGCAGGCCGAACACGATCAGCGACACGAGGATCAGTGTCGGTATAGCAACGAAGACGCGTCGGGCGATGATCTGGAACATTGGTCCGGCAATTCCTTCTGGGAGGGGAGCGGCGGCGCGAGGTCGCCGCCCCGATGCGCCTTACTGCGCCAGCGAGACACCCTGCAGCCGCAGCATCCCGTCGGGATACGCCTTGAAGCCTTCGACGGCTGACGAGAGCACGAAAGGCCATGGCTGGTGATAGATGTAGATGATCGGCAGTTCGTCCTGAAGGATGTCCTGCGCCTGCTTGTAGAGAGGCTGCCGGGCCTGCGTATCCGGCGTAACACGCGCTTCATCGAGCAGGCGATCGACCTCCTCGTTGCAGTATTTGGAATCGTTGAGCGTGCCCTCACAGGTGACGAACTGATGCAGGTTTCCGTCCGGATCGACGCGGCCGGACCAGCCGATCTGCGCAGCCTGATAATTGCCGGACTTCATTTCCTGCTGCATGGCCGCGAACTCTGTCGGCCGAAGGCTGATGTCGAACCCGGCTTCCGTAGCCATCGCCTGGATCAGTTCGTTGATGGCCATGGCCGTGGTGTTGTTGCCGAACGAGAGTTCGAACGCGACGCGCTCGTGGCCAGCTTCGGCAAGCAAAGCCTTGGCCGCGTCTACATCGCGCGCGACAACGGGAAAGTCAGGGCTGTTGAAGGGGCTTGCGGGTGGGAAGGGCTGCTGTGCGGGTTCGAAAAGACCGTTGCCCACCACATCGTTGATGATGTCGCGCCCGATGGCGAGCTGGAACGCCTGACGCACACGCTTGTCGGTGCCGAGCGGATTGTCCGCCTTGGCTCCGTCGCCCGTATTGATCGTGATTCCCTGATAGCCGAGGCCCGCGACGGTGACGAACTGCAGGTTGGCGTCACCACGCACCGTTTCCGCATCGGATGGGTTCAGGCGCTCGAGCATATGAAGATCGCCCGCCTGGAGGTTTGCGAGGCGCACCGTCGAATCGGGAATGGGCTGAAACACAAGGCGTTCGAAACTGAATTCATCCGCATCGGGATGATCGGCGAACTTCTCCAGCACGATGCGATCGTTCTGCACCCGGCTGACAAACTTGTAAGGGCCGGAGCATACCGGACTGGTGCCGACATCGGTCTCGAAACTCGCCGGCGACAGGAGCATTCCCGCACGGTCCGAGAGTTGCGCGAGAAGCGTCGCGTCTGGCTGGGCAAGGTTGAGCGCGACCGTCGTCGCGTCGATCGCCTCTACGCTCTCGACCGAGGCAAGTTCACTACGTCGCAGGCTGTCGGGCAGCGTGCGGGCGCGCTCAATGTTGGCCGCGACGGCTTCCGCATCAAGCTTCGAGCCGTCGTGGAAAACCATGTCATCTCGGATCGTCATGGTCAGCGTCTTGTTTTCGTTGCTCCACGCCCATTCGGTCGCGACACGCGGCACGAAGTTCAGTTCCGCATCGACATCGATCAACTTGTCGCACAGCGACGTGAAGACGATGCGGCCGACGAAGGTGCGCGCCTTGTGCGGATCGAGGACATCCGGGTCTTCCTGAAGTCCGATACGGAATTCCTGTGCCGATGCGGCGGTGGCGGCCAGCATCGTCGTGGCGAGCAAGGCGGAGAGTAGTGTCTTCATCGGTCGTTCCCCTTTGTTGTCTTTTTGACGTGCGGTGATGGGACCGACGACGGCCGGCCCCATCGGGATCATTCCGCCATGGTCACGCCGGCAAGGCGGATCATGCCGTCCGGATAGGCGACGAAGCCCTCCAACTCCGCCTTGTGCACGAACGGCCAAGGCAGATAGAACAGGTGGATGACCGGCATGTCCTCGCGCAGGATGATTTGAGCCTCGTCGTACAATGCCTTGCGCGCGGCCTGGTCGGTTACGGTACGCGCCTCGTTCAAGAGGCGATCGACCTCTTCATTGCAGTATTTCGCGTCGTTGAGACCACCTTCGCAGGTGACGTACTGATGGATGTTGCCATCGGGATCGACGCGCCCGGACCAGCCGGACTGGCCGACCTGAAAGTCGCCGCTCTTGAGGACCGACTGAAGTGCCGCGAACTCGGTCGGTCGCAGGCTGATGTCGAAGCCGGCTTCCGCACCCATGGCCTGAACCAGCTCGAACACCTGCTGCATGACGGTGTTGTTGCCGAAGGTCAGTTCGAACGCGACGCGCTCGTGACCGGCTTCCGCCAGCAGGGCCTTTGCCTTTTCGACGTCGCGGCCGCCTTTGCCGATCTCCGGATCATAGGCGAAGCTTGCGGGCGGAAACGCCTGATAGGCGGGCGTGTAAGTGCCAGCGCCGACGACTTCGTTCAAAACGTCGCGGTCGATAGCCAGATCTAGTGCCTGGCGCAGGCGCTTGTCCTGCCCGAGCGGGTGATCGGCCTTCGCGCCATTGGCGATATTGACCTCGATCGCCTGATAGCCGAGGCCCGTCACCGAGGCGAGCTTGATGCTGTCGTCGCCGGCGACCGCTTCGAGATCGGACGGCGCGACGCGTTCGATGATGTCGACGTCGCCGGCACGCAAATTGGCCAGGCGCACGGTCGTATCCGGGATCGGCGTATAGATCACGCGGTCAAAGGCATACGCGTCAGCGTTCCAATGCTCGGCGAATTTCTCCAGCACGATGCGATCGTTCTGGATGCGTTCGACGAACTTGTAGGGACCCGAGCAGACCGGCTTCTGGCCCGGATCGGCGTCGAAGGACGCGGGCGACATCAGCATGCCGGCACGATCAGTCAACTGCGCGAGAAAGGCTGCATCCGGCTGCGACAGGGTGATCGCAACGGTGTTTGCGTCGACCACGGCCACGTCCGAGATCGAGGCAATCTCGCTCTTGCGCAGGCTCTCATTGTCGGTGCGCGCACGATCAAGATTGGCTTTGACCGCCTCGGCATCGATGGCCGCGCCATCGTGGAACGTCGCACCCTCGCGGAGCGTCATCGTGACGACCGTATTGTCGTCGTTCCATGCCCATTCGGTGGCGATCTGGGGAATGATGTTCAGCTTCTCGTCGATGTCGACGAGCTTGTCGCAGAGCGACGTGAACACGATACGCCCGACGAAGGTGCGGGCGCGATGCGGGTCGAGGACGTCGGGATCGTCCTGCAGCGCGATGCGCAGATCGGCGGCGGACGCGGTTCCCGCCATAAGCATGGCGCCCAGCGCCATCGTGATCATTCTTTTCATATCGTGCCTCCTTCGGAAACGTCTCTTGGAATGGTGGTGCCCGACGCGTCTTTGCGCGCCTGGAACGATCGGTAGAGTTCGAGCCGTGTCTCCAGCGCGGGGCTACCTTCGGGTTCCGGTGCCTTGACCTGCTCCAGCGCGCGGATCTCCTGCCAGAAATGACAGGCGACGCTGCGGCCATCGCCGACCGCCTCCAGAGGTGGATGCTCTCGAGAGCAGAGCTCCCGAGCATGCGGGCAGCGGGTATGGAAGCGGCAGCCTGAAGGCAGGTCGGTCGGGTTGGGAACGTCACCCTTGATGAGGGACGGCGCTTCGCGCGCATGCGGCGTAGGCGAGGGGATCGCCTTCAAAAGCGCCTGCGTGTAGGGGTGCAACGGCTGCTCGTAGAGCGGATCGACGGGGGAGAGCTCGACGATCTCGCCAAGA is drawn from Mesorhizobium sp. CAU 1732 and contains these coding sequences:
- a CDS encoding ABC transporter permease, with product MTMQAEAVAPRRRLGRTATKFLSNKSAVFGGVLVLVFVLLALFAPIIATHDPFQTSFGAIRKAPSADYWLGTDELGRDIFTRMLYGARASLLAGVVSVSIAVLVGVPFGLLAGYFGGWVDAVVSRVTEALLAIPFLILAIALAAFLGPSLTNAMIAIGLSATPLFIRLTRGQAMAVKTEDYVEGARAIGLPNTLIITRYIFPNVLPPIVVQATITIATAIIAEASLSFLGLGQQPPNPSWGSMLNTAKNFMTQAPWMSIIPGGAIFLVVLGFNLLGDGLRDALDPRDN
- a CDS encoding ABC transporter substrate-binding protein, encoding MKTLLSALLATTMLAATAASAQEFRIGLQEDPDVLDPHKARTFVGRIVFTSLCDKLIDVDAELNFVPRVATEWAWSNENKTLTMTIRDDMVFHDGSKLDAEAVAANIERARTLPDSLRRSELASVESVEAIDATTVALNLAQPDATLLAQLSDRAGMLLSPASFETDVGTSPVCSGPYKFVSRVQNDRIVLEKFADHPDADEFSFERLVFQPIPDSTVRLANLQAGDLHMLERLNPSDAETVRGDANLQFVTVAGLGYQGITINTGDGAKADNPLGTDKRVRQAFQLAIGRDIINDVVGNGLFEPAQQPFPPASPFNSPDFPVVARDVDAAKALLAEAGHERVAFELSFGNNTTAMAINELIQAMATEAGFDISLRPTEFAAMQQEMKSGNYQAAQIGWSGRVDPDGNLHQFVTCEGTLNDSKYCNEEVDRLLDEARVTPDTQARQPLYKQAQDILQDELPIIYIYHQPWPFVLSSAVEGFKAYPDGMLRLQGVSLAQ
- a CDS encoding ABC transporter substrate-binding protein encodes the protein MKRMITMALGAMLMAGTASAADLRIALQDDPDVLDPHRARTFVGRIVFTSLCDKLVDIDEKLNIIPQIATEWAWNDDNTVVTMTLREGATFHDGAAIDAEAVKANLDRARTDNESLRKSEIASISDVAVVDANTVAITLSQPDAAFLAQLTDRAGMLMSPASFDADPGQKPVCSGPYKFVERIQNDRIVLEKFAEHWNADAYAFDRVIYTPIPDTTVRLANLRAGDVDIIERVAPSDLEAVAGDDSIKLASVTGLGYQAIEVNIANGAKADHPLGQDKRLRQALDLAIDRDVLNEVVGAGTYTPAYQAFPPASFAYDPEIGKGGRDVEKAKALLAEAGHERVAFELTFGNNTVMQQVFELVQAMGAEAGFDISLRPTEFAALQSVLKSGDFQVGQSGWSGRVDPDGNIHQYVTCEGGLNDAKYCNEEVDRLLNEARTVTDQAARKALYDEAQIILREDMPVIHLFYLPWPFVHKAELEGFVAYPDGMIRLAGVTMAE
- a CDS encoding ABC transporter permease, whose product is MFQIIARRVFVAIPTLILVSLIVFGLQKILPGDPLLTMAGEERDPEVLAFLREKYRLDDPFYVQYLAWLGKVLVGDFGQSLRTGVPVATLIAQKLPVTLQLAVMAIIMAMLIGIPAGVLSAVRKGTPTDYAANAVALSGMSIPNFWLGIILIMVVSVQWRLLPASGYVPLSVDPVQSIRTMLMPSFVLATALAAYLMRHTRSAMLGVLSSDYIRTARAKGLLPKSVIMKHALRNALMPIVTLLTLLFGELLAGAVLTEQVFTIPGFGKLIVDAVFTRDYAVVQGVVLCTAVGFIFMNLVADILYILINPRLRHPQ
- a CDS encoding gamma-glutamyltransferase family protein; translated protein: MFTTRPEILGTFGVVTSTHWLASSAGMAMMERGGNAFDAAVAAGFVLQVVEPHLVGPGGEVPIVFHSARTGKTEVLCGQGTTPAAATIERYKAEGLTLIPGNGLLPAVIPGAFDAWMQLLRDHGSLPIAEVMAPAIHYAQNGHPMLPRVANTIAGLKDFFEREWPTSAAFFAPGGRLPEAKKLFRNEALAATWKRIISEANSGGGSRERCIERARDAFYRGFVAEAIERFVQSNAVMDESGNAHRGIITAADMAGWQATYEEPLTYDYHGYRLNKIGAWGQGPVFLQTLALLKGFDIGAMDTRGPDFVHTLTEAMKLAFADREYYYSDPNFIDVPIETLLSDAYNDQRRKLIADTASYDLRPGHIPGYEDQVARMADALDRLSRISTPDQASAEPTMADMRSVRRGDTVHIDAIDAEGNMVAAMPSGGWLQSSPLIPELGFMLNTRAQMFWLEEGLPASLAPGKRPRTTLTPSLAEKDGRPYMVFGTPGGDQQEQWQLQFFLRHVHHGLNLQEAIDMPMSHTAHFPNSFYPRDRKPGNLAIEENFGAATIAELKARGHQMEVAPEWSIGRMVAAARDEDGLLRAAATPRLMQAYAVGR
- a CDS encoding MBL fold metallo-hydrolase, whose translation is MPDRLRLIITGCGSSPGTPRIIGDWGNCDPTNPKNRRRRTAAVIERISGTGVTRVAIDTGPDFREQMLDAGADRLDAVVYTHAHADHIHGIDDLRGYFLAQRKLIDIYADRPTLDRLKGGFGYCFETPPGSTYPPIVAPHPIAHDVPFAIDGQGGPITFEPLTQIHGDILSLGFRIGSLAYCPDVSDFPSETAARLKDLDLLVIDALQYQRHPSHLSLDEALEWIERLNPKHAVLTHMHIPLDYETVQAATPAHVEPAFDGMVIEIPLTGA